A genomic segment from Arcobacter acticola encodes:
- a CDS encoding phosphoribosylaminoimidazolesuccinocarboxamide synthase yields MKISDIVALGLWPDSKKTTSQKGISELEDLGYNLFYIGKNADLYTCPGEDAKVLLVRSDRCSVFDIPLNLLIDGKGVSQTAISNNGAEFAKEAGIRTAILSEKVDQSLAIAPRCQLMELCKPLEAQIDGEVVQFELIYRNYLTGSLFDACQNGNDPYGLNLPSDLPQWSKFETPIFTPTTKGIKDEPLNSEKVRIKFPEIVTSLEKLFKDFTAFAEARGIIVVDTKFEIFVNSKGEWVLGDEVLTPESSRFISKEDFDAANYISMDKQLLRDFGKANNWKEKSKDLKPGEKLEVNVPQTIKDKILSGYTTILNRLSK; encoded by the coding sequence ATGAAAATTAGTGATATTGTTGCCCTTGGTCTTTGGCCTGATTCAAAAAAAACAACGTCTCAAAAAGGTATATCTGAATTAGAAGATTTAGGATATAACTTATTTTATATCGGTAAAAATGCAGACCTTTACACATGCCCGGGTGAAGATGCAAAAGTATTATTAGTAAGAAGTGATAGATGTTCAGTTTTTGATATTCCATTGAATCTATTAATTGATGGAAAAGGTGTTTCACAAACAGCTATTTCAAATAATGGAGCTGAATTTGCAAAAGAAGCAGGAATTAGAACAGCTATCCTATCTGAAAAAGTAGATCAATCTTTAGCAATCGCACCAAGATGTCAACTTATGGAATTATGTAAACCATTAGAAGCGCAAATTGATGGAGAAGTAGTTCAATTTGAATTAATCTATAGAAACTATTTAACAGGTTCATTATTTGATGCTTGTCAAAATGGAAATGATCCATACGGTTTAAATTTACCTTCAGATTTACCACAATGGTCTAAGTTTGAAACACCAATCTTTACTCCTACAACTAAAGGTATTAAAGATGAACCTTTAAATAGTGAAAAAGTAAGAATTAAATTTCCTGAAATTGTTACAAGTCTTGAAAAGTTATTTAAAGATTTCACAGCATTTGCAGAAGCTAGAGGTATTATTGTTGTTGATACAAAATTTGAAATATTTGTTAACTCAAAAGGTGAATGGGTTTTAGGTGATGAAGTATTAACTCCTGAGAGTTCAAGATTTATTTCAAAAGAAGATTTTGATGCGGCTAATTATATTTCAATGGATAAACAACTTTTAAGAGATTTTGGAAAAGCTAATAACTGGAAAGAAAAATCAAAAGATCTTAAACCTGGTGAAAAATTAGAAGTAAATGTTCCTCAAACTATTAAAGACAAAATTCTGAGTGGATATACAACTATCTTAAATAGATTAAGTAAATAG
- a CDS encoding ABC transporter ATP-binding protein, producing the protein MIKITKLNKIFNENTKKEFHALKDINIQIKTSSCVILKGVSGSGKSTLLSIIGTLLKPTSGDIKIDDESIAKLPDLHASNFRAKKLGFIFQSYNLFNELNVKDNVSIPLIPLGYSQKQIDDMSKIALTLANIEHKKDELVYNLSGGEKQRCAIARALVNNPDIILCDEPTANLDHDNSMKFIESLREFKKLNKTIIVATHDPIFEELDFVDEIINIKNGMICE; encoded by the coding sequence ATGATAAAAATCACTAAACTAAATAAAATATTTAATGAAAACACAAAAAAAGAGTTTCATGCTTTAAAAGACATAAATATACAAATAAAAACATCATCATGTGTAATACTAAAAGGAGTTAGTGGAAGTGGAAAGTCAACTCTTTTATCAATAATTGGAACTTTATTAAAACCCACAAGTGGTGATATAAAAATTGATGATGAAAGTATTGCTAAACTTCCTGATTTGCATGCTTCTAATTTTAGAGCTAAAAAATTAGGATTTATATTTCAGTCATATAATTTATTTAATGAACTAAATGTGAAAGACAATGTTTCTATTCCTTTAATTCCTCTTGGATATTCACAAAAACAAATAGATGATATGAGTAAAATAGCCCTTACTCTTGCAAATATTGAACACAAAAAAGATGAGCTTGTATATAACCTATCAGGAGGAGAGAAACAAAGATGTGCAATTGCAAGAGCATTAGTTAATAATCCTGATATTATTCTTTGTGATGAGCCTACGGCTAATTTAGACCATGATAATTCTATGAAATTTATAGAAAGCCTAAGAGAGTTTAAAAAACTTAATAAAACAATTATTGTGGCAACCCATGATCCTATATTTGAAGAGCTTGATTTTGTAGATGAAATTATAAATATAAAAAATGGAATGATTTGTGAGTAG
- a CDS encoding ABC transporter permease — MKNSVFFNFLFLLLSKHKSKHIAIFLISILIVFLSASILFISTTLKKEIFSTLNNQSDFVIQKINSGKTLYTPVSWVEDFRGINGVDKVQQRVYGQYYFMPEDVYFTIIGVDFFEETINKNIKDLLAQLEVSSFLEKDSMIIGNGIKKLFDKYHYFDSYDFKLVNNELKEIKIFKDLPKEANLVANDLIIMDINLAKEILNIKDDEATDIILNVPNNLERQNVKEQLILKHSNTKILQKENLKKEYENMFNYKGGVFLILFIIVILTFTLILYQRYSMISLGDKKEIGILKAVGWSIKDIIKLKIMENFIVSFIAFIIGCIFAYIFVFILNAPILKNVFIGSSNMQNEFIFNANVEISTLITLFLFFIIPFLSAILIPVWKVAIIDSTESMK; from the coding sequence ATGAAAAATAGTGTATTTTTTAACTTTTTATTTTTATTACTTTCTAAACATAAAAGTAAACACATAGCAATTTTTTTAATATCAATTTTAATTGTTTTTTTAAGTGCTTCAATCCTATTTATTTCAACAACACTTAAAAAAGAAATTTTTTCAACTTTAAATAATCAAAGTGACTTTGTAATTCAAAAAATTAATAGTGGAAAAACTTTATATACACCTGTTTCTTGGGTAGAGGATTTTAGAGGGATAAATGGTGTTGATAAGGTTCAACAAAGGGTTTATGGTCAATACTACTTTATGCCTGAAGATGTTTATTTTACAATTATAGGTGTTGATTTTTTTGAAGAAACTATTAATAAAAATATAAAAGATTTATTAGCACAACTAGAAGTTTCAAGTTTCTTAGAAAAAGATTCTATGATTATTGGAAATGGAATTAAAAAATTGTTTGATAAGTATCACTACTTTGATTCATATGATTTTAAACTTGTAAATAATGAATTAAAAGAGATAAAAATATTTAAAGATTTACCAAAAGAAGCAAATCTTGTAGCCAATGATTTAATAATCATGGATATAAATCTTGCAAAAGAGATTTTAAATATAAAAGATGATGAGGCTACAGATATAATACTAAATGTTCCAAATAATTTAGAAAGACAAAATGTAAAAGAACAATTAATTTTAAAACATTCAAACACAAAAATACTACAAAAAGAGAATCTTAAAAAAGAGTATGAAAATATGTTCAACTACAAAGGTGGAGTTTTTCTTATTTTATTTATTATTGTTATTTTAACCTTTACATTAATTTTATATCAAAGATATTCAATGATTAGCTTAGGAGATAAAAAAGAGATTGGAATCTTGAAAGCTGTGGGTTGGAGTATAAAAGATATTATAAAACTAAAAATCATGGAAAACTTTATAGTTTCATTTATAGCATTTATTATTGGATGTATTTTTGCATATATTTTTGTTTTTATCTTAAATGCACCAATTTTAAAAAATGTATTTATAGGTTCATCAAATATGCAAAATGAGTTTATTTTTAATGCAAATGTAGAAATCAGTACTTTAATCACCCTATTTTTATTTTTTATAATTCCTTTTTTAAGTGCTATTTTAATTCCTGTTTGGAAAGTAGCTATTATAGATTCAACAGAGAGTATGAAATGA
- the purS gene encoding phosphoribosylformylglycinamidine synthase subunit PurS → MKAIVNVGLKQGVLDDQGKATHHALDTLGFKDLVKDVRIGKQIIIELNSSDEAAAKEEVTKMCQKLLANTVIEDYDIEIVG, encoded by the coding sequence ATGAAAGCAATTGTAAATGTAGGATTAAAACAAGGTGTACTTGACGATCAAGGTAAAGCAACGCATCATGCGTTAGATACATTAGGTTTTAAAGATTTAGTTAAAGATGTAAGAATTGGTAAACAAATTATTATAGAATTAAATTCTTCAGATGAAGCAGCAGCAAAAGAAGAAGTTACAAAAATGTGTCAAAAACTTTTAGCTAATACAGTTATTGAAGATTACGATATAGAAATAGTAGGTTAA
- the dksA gene encoding RNA polymerase-binding protein DksA, producing MPNKSQIDELKVILLERRDNILSNINSSRLNIDQLKEQDIKDDLDYAELVSDSFTEGMIANHQLEEFKQIEEALVKISQGTYGICDMCGIVIPLGRLKAKPFAKFCTECRTVYEHEFVKRAKN from the coding sequence ATGCCAAATAAAAGTCAAATTGATGAGCTAAAAGTAATTTTACTTGAAAGAAGAGATAATATATTATCTAATATTAATAGTAGCAGATTAAATATTGATCAATTAAAAGAACAAGATATTAAAGATGATTTAGATTATGCTGAACTTGTAAGTGATTCTTTCACAGAAGGAATGATTGCAAATCATCAACTAGAAGAGTTTAAACAAATTGAAGAGGCTCTTGTAAAAATATCGCAAGGTACTTATGGTATTTGTGATATGTGTGGTATTGTTATTCCTTTAGGAAGATTAAAAGCAAAACCATTTGCAAAATTCTGTACAGAATGTAGAACAGTTTATGAACATGAGTTTGTAAAAAGAGCAAAAAATTGA
- a CDS encoding lysophospholipid acyltransferase family protein encodes MKRIRGIILLIQFSITVAITVILMYTFRKHTHKVIKAWMSFQIFLLGIKIETEGKLDNSCDMVLMNHQSLLDIIVIEHIHNRDLAWVAKKEIADLFFFGHIIKAPKMISVDRENKAGLIHLLKEAKDRLDKKRPIAMFPEGTRSDGTKMLSFRPGAKMIANKYNLKVQPIVLFNTRNIVDSKSLKASPGIVKVVFLDPIQADKTTDWFEQTEENMKETFNKEYKNYVS; translated from the coding sequence TTGAAACGAATTAGAGGAATCATACTTTTAATACAATTTTCAATTACAGTAGCAATCACTGTTATTCTAATGTACACATTTAGAAAGCATACTCATAAAGTAATAAAAGCATGGATGTCTTTTCAAATTTTTCTTTTAGGTATTAAAATAGAAACAGAAGGAAAATTAGATAATTCATGTGATATGGTTTTAATGAATCATCAATCTTTACTCGATATTATTGTAATAGAACATATTCATAATAGAGATTTAGCATGGGTTGCAAAAAAAGAGATAGCAGATCTTTTCTTCTTTGGACATATCATAAAAGCTCCAAAAATGATAAGTGTAGATAGGGAAAATAAAGCAGGTTTAATTCACCTTTTAAAAGAAGCAAAAGATAGACTTGATAAAAAAAGACCAATTGCTATGTTTCCAGAAGGTACAAGAAGTGATGGCACTAAAATGTTAAGTTTTAGACCAGGTGCTAAGATGATTGCAAATAAATATAATCTAAAAGTACAACCAATTGTTTTGTTTAATACAAGAAATATTGTTGATTCAAAAAGTTTAAAAGCATCTCCTGGAATTGTAAAAGTTGTTTTTTTAGATCCTATTCAAGCTGATAAAACAACAGATTGGTTTGAACAAACAGAAGAAAATATGAAAGAAACTTTTAATAAAGAGTATAAGAACTATGTCTCTTAG
- a CDS encoding tRNA pseudouridine(13) synthase TruD, producing the protein MIERFYPANDKVLNFKFVQNEEDFIVEEQAIKFSGAGSFLVLKVEKSNCDTWELIDRLAKFLNIYSNEIGYAGLKDKRATTIQYMTIPKKYSKEIKLFKNKKITILDTFLHNAKLNIGDLEGNRFKINLHKVEIADVNHIQKIIKLISRDGMPNYFGYQRFGKDVVDNLAKAKDVVYGEELVKDKKLSKMLVAAYQSSFFNAWLVERLKLSKDYFDLIDGDIFLDLEKDKIFTPKAITANILNDFKNSKITPTGLLPGRKVFKAMGKARQIEEKYDDLYVQEKGYRREAIVFPREISCKYDAANKVCTLDFILPKGSYATVLVEFLANRNFS; encoded by the coding sequence TTGATAGAACGATTTTATCCTGCTAATGATAAAGTTTTAAATTTCAAGTTTGTACAAAATGAAGAGGATTTTATAGTAGAAGAACAGGCTATAAAATTTTCTGGTGCAGGAAGTTTTTTAGTTTTAAAAGTAGAAAAATCAAACTGCGATACTTGGGAATTGATAGATAGATTAGCTAAATTTTTAAATATTTATTCAAATGAAATTGGATATGCAGGGTTAAAAGATAAAAGAGCTACAACTATTCAATATATGACTATTCCAAAAAAATACTCAAAAGAAATAAAACTTTTTAAAAATAAAAAAATTACGATACTTGATACTTTTTTACATAATGCAAAATTAAATATTGGTGATTTAGAAGGAAATCGTTTTAAAATTAATCTTCATAAAGTTGAAATTGCAGATGTAAATCATATTCAAAAAATCATAAAACTTATTTCAAGAGATGGTATGCCAAACTATTTTGGTTATCAAAGATTTGGGAAAGATGTTGTTGATAATTTAGCAAAAGCTAAAGATGTTGTTTATGGTGAAGAATTAGTTAAAGATAAAAAACTCTCAAAAATGCTAGTAGCTGCTTATCAAAGTAGTTTTTTTAATGCTTGGCTTGTTGAGAGATTAAAACTTTCAAAAGATTATTTTGATTTAATAGATGGGGATATTTTCTTAGATTTAGAAAAAGATAAAATTTTCACTCCAAAAGCAATTACTGCAAATATTTTAAATGATTTCAAAAATTCTAAAATAACTCCAACAGGACTTCTTCCTGGACGAAAAGTATTTAAAGCTATGGGCAAAGCAAGACAAATTGAAGAAAAGTATGATGATCTATATGTTCAAGAAAAAGGGTATAGAAGAGAAGCTATCGTTTTCCCAAGAGAAATATCTTGTAAATATGATGCTGCTAATAAAGTATGTACTTTGGATTTTATCTTACCTAAGGGTTCATATGCAACAGTTTTAGTTGAGTTTTTAGCTAATAGAAACTTTTCATAA
- the purQ gene encoding phosphoribosylformylglycinamidine synthase I has protein sequence MKISVLQFPGTNCEYDTKYAFEQLGCEVEIIWHKEKNIPEDTDLLVIPGGFSYGDYLRSGAIARFATIMDSVQAYAAKGGKVLGICNGFQILLEAGLLPGAMKRNDSLHFISKFHTLKVVDNDNAFLSLLKKDEVLNIPVAHHDGNYYIDSLGLKDLEENGQILLKYCDNNGSVVNMNGSVSNIAGICNKEKNVFGLMPHPERAIEELLGSTDGINMLKGFLQ, from the coding sequence ATGAAAATTTCAGTATTACAATTTCCGGGAACAAACTGTGAATATGATACAAAATACGCTTTTGAGCAATTAGGTTGCGAAGTAGAAATTATTTGGCATAAAGAAAAAAATATTCCTGAAGATACAGATTTATTAGTAATCCCTGGAGGATTTTCTTATGGAGATTATTTAAGATCTGGTGCAATTGCTAGATTTGCAACTATTATGGATTCTGTTCAAGCTTATGCTGCAAAGGGCGGAAAAGTATTAGGAATTTGTAATGGATTCCAAATTTTATTAGAAGCTGGATTATTACCAGGTGCTATGAAAAGAAATGATTCTTTACATTTTATTTCAAAATTCCATACTTTAAAAGTTGTTGATAATGACAATGCTTTCTTATCGTTATTAAAAAAAGATGAAGTATTAAATATTCCAGTAGCTCACCATGATGGAAATTATTATATTGATTCTCTTGGATTAAAAGATTTAGAAGAAAATGGACAAATCCTTTTAAAATACTGTGATAATAATGGTAGTGTTGTAAACATGAATGGTTCAGTATCAAATATTGCAGGTATTTGTAATAAAGAAAAAAATGTTTTTGGTTTAATGCCACATCCTGAACGTGCAATCGAGGAATTATTAGGCTCAACAGATGGTATTAATATGTTGAAAGGTTTTTTACAATAA
- a CDS encoding S41 family peptidase yields the protein MKKLLLASTLAVVLSQTLFAKEEVIAPEQSRFESLSKLTKVIGTVEKYYVDDIKLQEIVDKSLKGLMQELDAHSSYLDKKASKEMNVQTQGEFGGLGITVGMRDGALTVISPIDDTPAFKAGIKPLDIILKIDETSSINMTLDEAVNLMRGKPKTNIVLTIVRKGETKPLEVKIQRDIIKIQSVFAKTIEKEDLLYLRVASFDANVTEDLEKIINENKDKKGFILDLRNNPGGLLSQAIGVVDLFVDKGIIVSQKGRNAEDEEKFEASSSNTRTKLPLVVLVNEGSASASEIVSGSLQDHKRAIVVGEKTFGKGSVQAVLPIDNERTENIKLTIAKYYLPSGRTIQAVGVTPDVIASAGKVTQAEDNAFKIKEADLKKHLESELEKVSDVKKEAKTLENETKKVINSEDVLEDNQLNTSIAILKSLIIMNK from the coding sequence ATGAAGAAATTATTATTAGCTTCTACATTAGCTGTGGTTCTATCTCAAACTCTTTTTGCAAAAGAGGAAGTTATTGCACCTGAACAATCAAGATTTGAGTCGTTATCAAAATTAACAAAAGTTATAGGAACAGTTGAAAAGTATTATGTTGATGACATAAAACTGCAGGAAATTGTGGATAAATCACTGAAAGGTTTAATGCAAGAACTTGATGCACACTCAAGCTATCTTGATAAAAAAGCCTCTAAAGAGATGAATGTTCAAACTCAAGGTGAGTTTGGTGGTTTAGGAATTACTGTTGGTATGAGAGATGGTGCTTTAACAGTTATCTCACCAATTGATGATACTCCTGCTTTTAAAGCTGGAATAAAACCATTGGATATTATTTTAAAAATTGATGAGACTTCATCAATAAATATGACATTAGATGAAGCTGTTAACTTGATGAGAGGTAAGCCAAAAACTAACATTGTTTTAACAATAGTTAGAAAAGGTGAAACAAAACCATTAGAAGTAAAAATTCAAAGAGATATTATAAAAATTCAATCAGTATTTGCTAAAACTATTGAGAAAGAAGATTTATTATATTTAAGAGTTGCTAGCTTTGATGCTAATGTAACTGAAGATTTAGAAAAAATTATTAATGAAAATAAAGATAAAAAAGGCTTTATCCTTGATTTAAGAAATAATCCAGGAGGATTATTATCTCAAGCAATTGGAGTAGTTGATTTATTTGTTGATAAGGGAATTATTGTTTCTCAAAAAGGTAGAAATGCAGAAGATGAAGAAAAATTTGAAGCATCAAGTTCAAACACTAGAACTAAATTACCTTTAGTGGTACTTGTAAATGAAGGTTCTGCATCAGCTTCTGAAATCGTAAGTGGATCATTACAAGATCACAAGAGAGCTATTGTAGTTGGTGAAAAAACTTTTGGTAAAGGTTCTGTTCAAGCAGTACTTCCAATTGATAATGAAAGAACAGAAAATATTAAATTAACTATTGCAAAATATTACTTACCAAGTGGTAGAACAATTCAAGCAGTAGGGGTTACTCCAGATGTTATCGCAAGTGCTGGAAAAGTTACACAAGCTGAAGATAATGCTTTTAAAATAAAAGAAGCAGACTTAAAAAAACACCTTGAAAGTGAACTTGAAAAAGTAAGTGATGTAAAAAAAGAAGCGAAAACTTTAGAAAATGAAACTAAAAAAGTTATCAATAGTGAAGATGTTTTAGAAGATAATCAATTAAACACTTCTATTGCAATCTTAAAAAGTTTAATTATAATGAATAAGTAG